The sequence TTGCACACAATGGTGAGATCAATACTCTGAAAGGTAACCTCAACTGGCTCCGCGCCGGCGAGAAGGACTTCGTATCCAAATACTTCTCTCAGGAAGAAATGGACATGCTGTCGCCTATCGTCGAAGAAGGTCAGTCTGACTCCGCCAGCCTGGACAACGTTGTAGAACTGCTGTTGCTTACCGGCCGCTCCCTCCCTCATGTTATGATGATGCTCATTCCTGAAGCATGGGATGGCAACGAGGACATGGATCCGGTAAGAAAAGCATTTTATGAATACCACGCTTCTATGATGGAGCCCTGGGATGGTCCTGCCTGTATCTCTTTTACAGACGGTAAAATCATCGGTGGTACCCTGGACCGTAACGGTCTGCGCCCTGCACGCTTCGTTGTTACAAAAGACGATCGCGTAATCATGGCTTCTGAAGCCGGCGTACTGCCCGTAGAGCCTAAAAATATTAAAGAAAAAGGCCGTCTGCAACCAGGTAAAATGTTCATCGTGGACATGGAAGCCGGCAGAATCATCGGCGATGAGGAACTGAAACAGAACATCTGCTCTCAGCAACCTTACGGCGAATGGCTGAACAAATACAAAATCCGTCTCGAAGAACTGCCAGAACCTCGTGTTACTTTCAGTCACCTGGAACCAGAACAGATCTTTAAATACCAGCAAGCCTTCGGTTATACTACCGAAGACCTGAACACCATCATCGCCCCAATGGCACTGGATGGTAAAGAGCCAATCGGCTCTATGGGTACAGATGCTCCCCTGGCTGTGCTGAGCGATCAGCCACAGCACCTGACCAGCTACTTCAAACAGCTGTTCGCACAGGTGACCAACCCACCTATTGATCCAATCCGCGAAAGACTGGTGATGTCACTGGCTACCTATGTAGGTAACAATGGTAACCTGCTGGACGAAAATCCTCTGCACTGTCATGGCGTGGCCCTGCGTCACCCCATCCTGAGCAACTATGAGCTGGAAAAGATCCGTAGCATTGATACCGGTCTGTTCCAGGCGAAGACCCTGCAAACTTACTTCCGTGCCGACGGTAAAGCCGGCTCTATGGAGAAAGGTCTGCAACGTCTGTGCCGCTATGCTGTAGATGCTGTTGAAGATGGTTATGAAGTAATCATCCTCTCTGACAGGGCGATCGACTCTGAACATGCCGCTATCCCGTCTATCCTCGCTGCATCTGCTGTACACCACCACCTCATCCGCAAAGGATATCGTGGTCAGGTAGGTATCATCGTAGAAGCCGGCGATGTGTGGGAAGTACACCACTTTGCCTGTCTGCTTGGTTTTGGGGTGACCGCAATCAACCCTTACCTGGCCCTGAGCACGATCCGTGCTCTGAAGCTCACCGGCAAACTGGAAACTGAATACGATGTTGACAAACTGAAGAAGAACTACGTAAAGGCTGTCTGCGATGGTCTGCTGAAAGTCTTCTCCAAAATGGGTATCTCCACCCTGCAATCTTACCAGGGTGCACAGATATTCGAAATATTAGGTATCAACCGTCAGGTAGTAGATAAATACTTTACCGGTGCGGTATCCCGCATCCAGGGCATGGGCCTCGACGAGATCGCCCGCGAAACCCTCGCTAAGCACTGGATGGGTTACGGCCGTAAAGAAACCCCTGTATCCCGTCTGGGTGTAGGTGGTATCTACCAGTGGAAGAGAAAAGGTGAGTTCCACCTCTTCAACCCAACCACTATCCACCTGCTGCAGTTATCAACCCGTATGGGCGACTACAGCATCTTCAAGAAATATTCTAAAGCGGTAAACGACCAGAGCGAGAAAGCAGCTACCCTGCGTAGCACTTTCGCCTTCAAACGTAACCGTCCGTCTATCACCCTTGATGAAGTGGAATCTGCAGAAAGCATTTTCAAACGCTTCGCAACAGGTGCTATGAGCTTTGGCTCTATCTCTCACGAAGCCCACTCTACACTGGCCATCGCTATGAACCGTATCGGTGCCAAGAGCAATACTGGTGAAGGTGGTGAAGATGAACTGCGTTTCGAAAAGTTGCCTAACGGGGACAGCATGCGTTCTGCTATCAAGCAGGTAGCTAGTGCACGTTTCGGTGTGACCAGCAACTATCTGACCAATGCAGATGAATTACAGATCAAAATGGCACAGGGTGCTAAACCCGGTGAGGGTGGCCAGCTGCCCGGCCATAAAGTGGATGACTGGATCGCGAAAGTACGTCACTCTACACCAGGTGTAGGTCTGATCTCTCCGCCTCCCCACCACGATATCTACTCTATCGAGGATCTGGCTCAGCTGATCTTCGACCTGAAAAATGCCAACCGTGCTGCCCGCATCAGCGTAAAACTGGTGTCTAAAGCAGGCGTTGGTACCATCGCTGCCGGTGTTGCCAAAGCAAAGGCAGATGTGATCCTGATCGCTGGTTTCGACGGCGGTACCGGTGCATCTCCGATCAGCTCTATCAAGCATGCTGGTCTGCCATGGGAACTGGGTCTGGCTGAAACTCACCAGACACTGGTGAAGAACAAGCTGCGTGGCCGTGTAACCGTGCAGGCTGATGGTCAGCTCAAAACAGGCCGCGACATCGCTATCGCAACCCTGCTGGGTGCGGAAGAATGGGGTGTAGCAACTGCTGCACTGGTGGCTGAAGGCTGTATCATGATGCGTAAATGTCACCTGAACACCTGCCCTGTAGGTGTGGCAACACAGGATCCTGAACTGCGCAAACGCTTTAATGGCGATCCTGAAAACGTAGTGAACCTGTTCAGATTCCTGGTAGAAGAGTTCCGTGAAATCATGGCTGAACTGGGCTTCCGTACCGTAAATGAAATGGTGGGTCAGTCTGACTGCCTGCAGGTACGAGAGAACATCACCCACTGGAAATATAAAAACCTGGACGTATCCCAGATCCTGTACAAAGAACCAGCTGATGCAACAACAGCGCTGTTCAAATCTGAAGAACAGGATCACGGTATCAGCGAAGTGATTGACTGGCAGCTGCTGAAAGCTGCACAGCCAGCCCTCGACAAGAAGACCAGGGTATTCCAGCAGTTTAATGTTAAAAATACTGACCGTTCCGTAGGTACAATCCTGAGCAATGAGATCTCTAAACGTTATCAGGGCCCGGGTTTACCAGAAGATACGATCCACTTTAAATTCGTTGGTTCTGCCGGCCAGAGCTTCGGGGCATTCAACACCAAAGGTGTAACCCTGGAATTGGAAGGTGAGGCAAATGACTACTTCGGTAAAGGTCTCTCCGGTGCTAAACTGGTCCTTTATCCAAATGCGGAAGCAGGCTTCAAAGCGGAAGAAAACATCATCGCTGGTAACGTAGCCTTCTATGGCGCCACCTCCGGTGAAGCTTACATCCGTGGTAAAGCAGGTGAACGTTTCTGTGTACGTAACTCAGGCGCTACCATCGTATCCGAAGGCGTGGGTGACCACGGTTGCGAATACATGACCGGTGGTAGGGCCGTCATCCTTGGTGAGACCGGCCGTAACTTCGGCGCTGGTATGAGTGGTGGTATTGCTTATGTATACGATGTGAAAGGCAATTTCGCCGGCCGTTGCAACAAGGAGATGATTGACCTCGATCCGCTGGATCAGGATGACGTTACCGCACTGCACGACCTGATCACCAAGCACCACGCTTACACAAACAGTACTGTGGCTAAGTTCATCCTGAAGGATTGGGAAAACCAGCTGCGTCATTTTGTGAAAGTATTCCCGAAAGAATACAAAGCGGTGCTGACAGCTTCCAACGCAAAGGAGAAGGTAGAGAAGTAGTAACATTAACAATCTAACGACAACCAAAATGGGCAAACCAACAGGATTCCTGGAATTTACAAGAGAGCTGCCTGGAAAGATAGCTCCTCGGGAAAGAGTCCAGAACTATAACGAATTCGTAGAAAGACTTTCAGATACCAAGCTGAATGAACAGTCTGCGCGCTGCATGAACTGTGGTGTTCCTTTCTGTCACAGCGGTTGCCCGCTGGGTAACGTAATTCCTGAATTCAACGATGCAGTCTATCACAAAGACTGGAAAGAAGCATATGAAATCTTAACCAGCACTAACAACTTCCCTGAGTTCACAGGACGTATCTGTCCTGCGCCTTGCGAAAGTGCGTGTGTACTGGGTATCAATCAACCTCCTGTGGCAATCGAAGAAATCGAACGCCACATCATCGAAATCGCTTTCGACAAAGGACTGGTACAGGCTAAAACACCTCGTATACGTACCGGCAAGAAAGTAGCAGTAATTGGTTCCGGTCCTGCCGGCCTGGCTGCTGCCGCTCAGCTAAACTACGCTGGTCACCTGGTAACCGTGTTCGAAAGAGACGATGTTCCCGGAGGTCTGCTCCGCTACGGGATCCCTGACTTCAAACTGGAGAAATGGGTGATCGACCGCCGCGTGAAAGTAATGGAAGAAGAAGGCATCACCTTCCAGTGTAATGCCAACGTAGGTGTGAACATAAGCGTGAACGACCTGCTCCGTGAATACAATGCGATCGTGCTGGCTGGTGGTTCCACCATCCCTCGCGACCTCAATATTCCTGGCCGTCAGCTGAAAGGTGTGCACTATGCAATGGACTTCCTGAAACAGCAGAACAAACGCGTAAGCAACCGCACTGTAAGCGGGGAAGATATTATGGCTACCGGCAAGAACGTAGTAGTGATTGGTGGTGGTGATACCGGCTCTGACTGTGTAGGTACATCCAACCGTCATGGGGCTGTGAGCATCACCCAGCTGGAACTAATGCCTAAGCCACCGGGAGAACGTACTCCTTATATGCCATGGCCTACATATCCAATGGTGCTGAAAACAACCTCTTCGCACGAAGAAGGCGCAAACCGCCACTGGGCTATCGGTACCAAAGAGTTCGTAGGTGACAGTAACGGTAACCTGAAAGGCCTGAAACTGGTAGATCTGCAATGGAGCCTGGGCGCAGATGGTCGTCCGGGTGGATTTACAGAAGTACCTGGTTCTGAAAGAGAAATTCCTTGCGAACTGGCTTTCCTGGCAATGGGCTTCCTGCATCCGCAGCATACCGGATTGCTTGACGATCTGGGTGTTGAAAAAGATGAAAGAGGCAATGTGAAAGCAGGGGAGAAGGCGTTCCAGACTTCTATTCCTAAGGTGTTTGCCGCAGGCGATATGCGCCGTGGACAATCACTGGTGGTATGGGCGATCAGCGAAGGCCGTGAGTGTGCACGTAAAGTAGATGAGTTCCTGATGGGAGTTTCCCACCTGGAAAGCAAAGACGCTTCTTTACCCGCACTGGCAGTGTAAACACATAATCTTGATGTGAATGTGCGTATCTTTTTTTAACCTGCTGATTGATACAAACACACATTAGTTTTAAAGATTCTCATAAGCAGGTTTAGATTTTGTTGTAACCTTCAGCCGGGCCGGGTCTTTACCCGGCCTTTTCTTTTTATAAAAACTCAAACCTTTCCGCGACCGAAGGCCGCGGAAAGGTTTGAGTTAATCAAAATGTCAGAGTCAAAGGCTCCGGCATTTTGATTATTTTTGTTTATCATGAAAAAGACGTTTTTATTCATCCTTCTGGCAGGAGCTTTCAATACCGCCTTCGCTCAGATAGGCCACACCATCTACGACACCCACAACTATAAAAAAGGCATTTACAAATCCTTCGAAGAGTTCCGCAACAACGAACCCTCCGAAACCGGTAATGTTGTAATAAAAGGGAAAACCGCCGCCGCCCAGGTCTACCTCATGTCTGCCCCTACGGAACTGGTCGCCATCGACAGCGCCGGCAAAGAACATAAAGTAAAAAAATACTGGGGGTATTGCGACGGCACTAACCTTTACGTGAGAGACAATGGCCTTCAAAAAGTTGAAGAAGTTGGCTACTACTGCTTATACCAGGTGCGCGCCATTACCTCCGCTACACCAAACACCGCTACCGGCGGCATGGTATTCAGCAATACCCCGCCTGCTGCTGTGAACAAAAAAGTCATCAACCTCACCACCGGCAACTTCTACGACCTGACCTTATATAATATGAAGAAATTCATCCTCCCACACGATACTGCTTTAACAAGGGAGTTTTACCAGGATCCTAAAAATAAGGACCGCCTGGTCTACTACATCCAGAAATTCAATCAGCGGAATATTCCCAATTGGTAATTCCACCCATAAATACTCATAAAAAGCGCTTTTATCGACGATAAAAGCGCTTTTTTAATTAAACCCCTTCTGTAGGTACAAATTTTGTTTAACACTCTATGTTTAAACAAGGGTCCGCCTAATGCGTTTTAACTCAGTATTTTCTATGTAATCCTTTTAAATGACAGCACCCGCAACTAACGATGAAAAACATCACGGCCGGCCATGGTGGCGTTGGCTCTTATGGGGAATTGTAATCCTGCTCATTATACCGGTAATGGCTGTTCTTGTATTGCAGCTTGAATCTGTACAGGACTTCATCCGTCGGCAGGGAGAACAATATCTCCGGAAAAAATTGCATACAACTGTTCGTATCGGCTACCTCCGCGTACGCGGGTGGCAGTACCTGGAACTACGTAATGTATACGTAGCAGATACTTCCAAACAGGAATTGTTCTACTCCGGAAATCTGAAAGTCCGCTACAATCTGTTGGCATTTCTCAACAATGAGCTGAGAATTAATAGCCTTGAATGGGATTCTGTCACGGCCAATATATACCGTAACCCCGGAGACTCTTCCTTCAACTACCAGTTCATTGTAGACGCCTTCGTTACCAAAGATTCGATCCCGGACACTGTAAGCACCGGCACAGGAACTACGCTTCAATTCCTCATCAAAGACGTTACACTGAAACATGTATCGCTTCGGTATTTAGATGCCCCCGAAGGTATGGACGCCGTGGTCACCTTCCAGGAGCTTCATGTAGATCCTGATGATCTGCTCGTGAACCAGGGATTATACGCTGTTCGTGGGTTGAAGATCGATGGACTCAAGGGTTACTTCAAACAGGACTACCGGCCAAAGGTACTGGCAGCAACAGCGCCGCCTCCTGCCATGGATACCACCAGTACACCCTTCCACCTTATTCTCAAAAAATTAGAAATAGAAAATAGCTCCTTCCTGTACGCCGATCAGGGCAGTGGCCTGAGCACTGGCTGGAAAATAGGTAAGCTACAGCTCCTCAATTCCAGCATCGATATGGACTCCACATTCATACAGGTAAGTGAGCTGTCCATCAGGAACGCAGGCGGCATGGTCACCATGAATATCGCAAAAGATACTTCCGCTCCTGCTGACAGCGCTGCTCCAAATACATGGAGAGTGCAGGCCACCAAAACGGATCTGGAACATATCAACCTGCGGTACGATAATAATACCGCACCTGCTCCAAGAGGTGCCGGTAAAAAAGATCCTGACTACAACCACCTGTTCCTCAAAGACCTTGTGGCTCACGTAGGCAATATCAATTATAACCCGGACACTATCAGTGCCGTATTGCACAAATTGTCCGTACAGGAGGATAAATCAGGTTTTGGGATTAAACAGGGTCACTTCGATGTATTATACACAGCAACTACCATCGCCCTGCGCAACCTGCTGCTGGAAACAAACCGGAGTATCCTGCGCAAACAGATTGTGCTGAATGCCCCAAACTGGTCTTCTATTTCTGACCATCTCGACCTTTTACAGTTGCAGGCTAACCTGGACTCTACCCACATCACCCTGGGTGAGTTCCTCCCTTTTGTGCCTGACAGCCGTAATAACCCGTCCATGAAACCACTGTGGGATAAGGAAATCTTCCTGACTACTTCCCTCAAAGGCAGCCTGGGCAAACTGATCATCGAAACACTCAATCTTACTGACAATAAAGGCAACCGTATCAATGCCAAAGGTGAAGTAGACCATGTAACAGATGTAGATCACCTGTATGCCAACCTGCCTTCGCTCTACATCCTTTCCGGAAATAAGGCCCTGCGTTCCTGGCTGCCGCCAGGTACTATGCCGGATACGCCCCGACTGCCTGAGCAGATGATCATTACCGGTAGCTTCCTCGGTGGCATGAAAGACATGCAGACAAAGCTGGACCTGAAGAGTAATGCCGCCAATGCCAGTCTGACCGCCCATCTCATCAACATCACCGATAGTATCCATAGCAGTTATGACCTCAACCTCACCTCTTTCCGTGTTCAACCAGGTTATTTTCTCTATGATACCACCATCGGCTGGATCAGTGGCCGCATCATGGCTTCTGGCAAGGGATACACCTTCCCGGGTATGATTGCAAAAGCAGATGCCCACATCAACGAAGCGACTTATAACAGGTATACCTACCACGATGTAAGTATCAAAGCCAATATCGACAAGCAACAACTACATGCTGAAGGTCAGAGCAACGATTCCAGTATCAACCTCACCTTCAATGCTGATGGTACACTGAATGATACGACCCTCCAGTCACTGAAAGCCAATGCCCAGATACAACGTGCAGACCTGTATACCACACACCTGTACAGTGATCCATTTGAGCTGAGAGGAAATATGGATGTAGATTTCAGCAGCCTTACTCCCAACCGCCTGGATGGGAATGCATTCCTCACCAGCTGGCAGGTGGCCACCAACGGGCAGGTCTTCGTATTAGATACCATTTCTTTATTAGCTGAATACAAGGACCAGCAATACCTGCGCCTCACAGGTCCATTTGGTTTTATCAACGCCAATGGTAATATCGATTATACCAAAATCGGCCCTGCGTTCGGACAAATCATCAACAAGCCATTAAGTCCTTATGACAGTGCTAAGCTAGTGCAACTGCCGACCGGCCAACTGTTATTTTGGAATGCCTCTTTGACTTTTCCGCGCAGCTTACAGGCTATGGCGCCGACCCTGCGCATGGAATATCCATTGCTCATCAGCGGCCGTCTGAATTCTGACAGTAGCCTGCTGGTGCTCAATGCCGCCCTGCCTAAGCTGAGTTACGACTCTATCTTAATAGATAGCCTGGCCATTAATGCCAATATCTTAGATACCACCCTCAAGGCACAGGTATCTCTCGCAGATATTCATCATAAAGTAATGCCCCTGTATCACACGTCCCTGACGGCAGCTGCTACAGCTGGGAAAGTAGACTGGGACCTGCTGCTGGATGACATAAAACGCAATCCGAAATATAAAGTAGGCGGCTTCGTGGAATTCCTGCCGGACAATGCGCTGGCACTTTCACTGAAACAAGATCTGCTGCTGAACCGTCAGCAATGGCAGGTGGATAAGAACAACCGGATCCACATTCACAATGGTGGCCCGGATACTGCCCACATCCAGTTATCATACAATGACCAGTCCATCGCCATCCAGACAAAACCTGATAGTAGTAGTGCCAATGGCAAACTGCCCACGCTCGAAACGAATATCAAAAACTTCAAGCTCTCTACTATCACCGCATTGCTGGCTGCCGATACCTTACTTGCCAATGGCCTCCTGAATGCGCAGGCCACTATACGCAACCTGGATCAATCGCCGCTGATCAGTTCAAAACTCACGGTCGATAGTCTGACTTTCAGGGCATCTGACCTGGGTACACTAACTGCCGAAGTGAACACGCCACAGCCTAACCAGTATAGCCTGGACATGAATCTCAAAGGCAATGACAACGACCTGCAGGTAAAAGGAACGTACGACTCTATTATCAATGCCACTGTGGATATCAACCAGCTGAACATGAAATCGCTGGAGTCATTCACCTTCGGTAATATGACCCGCATGCATGGTAGTGCTGATGGCCACTTCAAAATCACAGGTACTACCGACATGCCTAAAGCAACCGGGAACCTGCATTTCAATGATGCTGGTGGTACTATCACCTATGTAGGCGCCAATATCACCATGCCTGATGAGAACATCATACTGGATGAAAAAGGTGTACAGTTCAACAAATTCGTAATAGCAGATAGCCTGCAGAATGAGTTAGTGCTGGACGGTCGTATCAATACAAAAGACTACTCTAATTATAACTTCAACCTCAATATCAACGCAGACAACTTCATGATCCTCGGTAAACAGGTAGACCCTCAGCAAATGTATTACGGGCCTGCTTTCGTAGACACCCGTATCAAAGTAAGGGGCAACCTGGATCTGCCAAGAGTAGATGCTTATGTGAAGCTGCGCGACAAATCGAATGTAACCGTCACCCTGCCATCCGAAGAACCGGGGGTAGCTAACAGGGAAGGGGTTATCATATTTGTAGACAAGGACAATCCACTGGATTCTTCGCTGGTGAAAATGGTAGACAGCACTAAACTGCAAAACCCAAAGCTGAAAGGCATCAACTTCTCAGGCAATGCTGAGATAACGCCTCAATCTACCATCCGTATCATCATTGACCCTGTGAATGGTGACTATGTAGAAGCAAAGGGTACTGCCAGCATCAATGCGACCCTGGATGCCAGTAGCAAAATGAGTCTGACCGGCCGTTACGAAATTTCTGAGGGTAAGTACGAAATGTCGCTGAACCAACTGATCAAACGCTCTTTCTCCATTGAAAAGGGAAGTGCCATTACCTTTAGCGGAGACGCTACCGATGCAGATCTGGATATCACGGCAAAGTATACCGTGAATGCAGAAGCGGCGGACCTGGTACAGGATCAGCTGACCAGTCTCTCCCAGACAGACAGGAACAAGTACAAACAGAAATTACCATTCTATGTATACCTCCATATCAAAGGCAATCTGCTGAAACCAGACATCTCCTTCGAACTGGATATGCCGGAGGCAGAACAAAATGCA is a genomic window of Chitinophaga sp. LS1 containing:
- the gltB gene encoding glutamate synthase large subunit, with the protein product MQEVKQLQGLYHPDFEHDACGTGFTVHIKGRKSHQIIRDALTMLENMEHRGACGCEQNTGDGAGILIQLPHEFLYDECLKIGISLPEFGKYGVGMVFFPKEPRWREECREILARAAEKLGLDILGYRKVPVRPDGIGESALSVEPEIEQVFIACPHHIADNDEFERKLFVLRNYVSKTVRNTVPKEKALFYFASLSTKTIVYKGQLTTYQVRHYYADLSDEKMVSAFAVIHSRFATNTFPSWRLAHPYRYIAHNGEINTLKGNLNWLRAGEKDFVSKYFSQEEMDMLSPIVEEGQSDSASLDNVVELLLLTGRSLPHVMMMLIPEAWDGNEDMDPVRKAFYEYHASMMEPWDGPACISFTDGKIIGGTLDRNGLRPARFVVTKDDRVIMASEAGVLPVEPKNIKEKGRLQPGKMFIVDMEAGRIIGDEELKQNICSQQPYGEWLNKYKIRLEELPEPRVTFSHLEPEQIFKYQQAFGYTTEDLNTIIAPMALDGKEPIGSMGTDAPLAVLSDQPQHLTSYFKQLFAQVTNPPIDPIRERLVMSLATYVGNNGNLLDENPLHCHGVALRHPILSNYELEKIRSIDTGLFQAKTLQTYFRADGKAGSMEKGLQRLCRYAVDAVEDGYEVIILSDRAIDSEHAAIPSILAASAVHHHLIRKGYRGQVGIIVEAGDVWEVHHFACLLGFGVTAINPYLALSTIRALKLTGKLETEYDVDKLKKNYVKAVCDGLLKVFSKMGISTLQSYQGAQIFEILGINRQVVDKYFTGAVSRIQGMGLDEIARETLAKHWMGYGRKETPVSRLGVGGIYQWKRKGEFHLFNPTTIHLLQLSTRMGDYSIFKKYSKAVNDQSEKAATLRSTFAFKRNRPSITLDEVESAESIFKRFATGAMSFGSISHEAHSTLAIAMNRIGAKSNTGEGGEDELRFEKLPNGDSMRSAIKQVASARFGVTSNYLTNADELQIKMAQGAKPGEGGQLPGHKVDDWIAKVRHSTPGVGLISPPPHHDIYSIEDLAQLIFDLKNANRAARISVKLVSKAGVGTIAAGVAKAKADVILIAGFDGGTGASPISSIKHAGLPWELGLAETHQTLVKNKLRGRVTVQADGQLKTGRDIAIATLLGAEEWGVATAALVAEGCIMMRKCHLNTCPVGVATQDPELRKRFNGDPENVVNLFRFLVEEFREIMAELGFRTVNEMVGQSDCLQVRENITHWKYKNLDVSQILYKEPADATTALFKSEEQDHGISEVIDWQLLKAAQPALDKKTRVFQQFNVKNTDRSVGTILSNEISKRYQGPGLPEDTIHFKFVGSAGQSFGAFNTKGVTLELEGEANDYFGKGLSGAKLVLYPNAEAGFKAEENIIAGNVAFYGATSGEAYIRGKAGERFCVRNSGATIVSEGVGDHGCEYMTGGRAVILGETGRNFGAGMSGGIAYVYDVKGNFAGRCNKEMIDLDPLDQDDVTALHDLITKHHAYTNSTVAKFILKDWENQLRHFVKVFPKEYKAVLTASNAKEKVEK
- a CDS encoding translocation/assembly module TamB domain-containing protein, producing MTAPATNDEKHHGRPWWRWLLWGIVILLIIPVMAVLVLQLESVQDFIRRQGEQYLRKKLHTTVRIGYLRVRGWQYLELRNVYVADTSKQELFYSGNLKVRYNLLAFLNNELRINSLEWDSVTANIYRNPGDSSFNYQFIVDAFVTKDSIPDTVSTGTGTTLQFLIKDVTLKHVSLRYLDAPEGMDAVVTFQELHVDPDDLLVNQGLYAVRGLKIDGLKGYFKQDYRPKVLAATAPPPAMDTTSTPFHLILKKLEIENSSFLYADQGSGLSTGWKIGKLQLLNSSIDMDSTFIQVSELSIRNAGGMVTMNIAKDTSAPADSAAPNTWRVQATKTDLEHINLRYDNNTAPAPRGAGKKDPDYNHLFLKDLVAHVGNINYNPDTISAVLHKLSVQEDKSGFGIKQGHFDVLYTATTIALRNLLLETNRSILRKQIVLNAPNWSSISDHLDLLQLQANLDSTHITLGEFLPFVPDSRNNPSMKPLWDKEIFLTTSLKGSLGKLIIETLNLTDNKGNRINAKGEVDHVTDVDHLYANLPSLYILSGNKALRSWLPPGTMPDTPRLPEQMIITGSFLGGMKDMQTKLDLKSNAANASLTAHLINITDSIHSSYDLNLTSFRVQPGYFLYDTTIGWISGRIMASGKGYTFPGMIAKADAHINEATYNRYTYHDVSIKANIDKQQLHAEGQSNDSSINLTFNADGTLNDTTLQSLKANAQIQRADLYTTHLYSDPFELRGNMDVDFSSLTPNRLDGNAFLTSWQVATNGQVFVLDTISLLAEYKDQQYLRLTGPFGFINANGNIDYTKIGPAFGQIINKPLSPYDSAKLVQLPTGQLLFWNASLTFPRSLQAMAPTLRMEYPLLISGRLNSDSSLLVLNAALPKLSYDSILIDSLAINANILDTTLKAQVSLADIHHKVMPLYHTSLTAAATAGKVDWDLLLDDIKRNPKYKVGGFVEFLPDNALALSLKQDLLLNRQQWQVDKNNRIHIHNGGPDTAHIQLSYNDQSIAIQTKPDSSSANGKLPTLETNIKNFKLSTITALLAADTLLANGLLNAQATIRNLDQSPLISSKLTVDSLTFRASDLGTLTAEVNTPQPNQYSLDMNLKGNDNDLQVKGTYDSIINATVDINQLNMKSLESFTFGNMTRMHGSADGHFKITGTTDMPKATGNLHFNDAGGTITYVGANITMPDENIILDEKGVQFNKFVIADSLQNELVLDGRINTKDYSNYNFNLNINADNFMILGKQVDPQQMYYGPAFVDTRIKVRGNLDLPRVDAYVKLRDKSNVTVTLPSEEPGVANREGVIIFVDKDNPLDSSLVKMVDSTKLQNPKLKGINFSGNAEITPQSTIRIIIDPVNGDYVEAKGTASINATLDASSKMSLTGRYEISEGKYEMSLNQLIKRSFSIEKGSAITFSGDATDADLDITAKYTVNAEAADLVQDQLTSLSQTDRNKYKQKLPFYVYLHIKGNLLKPDISFELDMPEAEQNAFSGSVYNRIKQINQIPSELNKQVMGLLVLNSFIPEDPMSGEGSSDYGVSNMARQSVSKILSQQLNNLAGSLIKGVDLNFDLQSDEDYSSGSAQQTTNLKVGASKSLFNDRLSVSIGSNVMLEGESQANPSTLVGDVSVEYKLTRDGRYRVRVYQRQDNTTVIEGQVVETGVAFALIMDYDNFREIFQRAKKDTQSEKLRSQKKTSTKK
- a CDS encoding glutamate synthase subunit beta; translated protein: MGKPTGFLEFTRELPGKIAPRERVQNYNEFVERLSDTKLNEQSARCMNCGVPFCHSGCPLGNVIPEFNDAVYHKDWKEAYEILTSTNNFPEFTGRICPAPCESACVLGINQPPVAIEEIERHIIEIAFDKGLVQAKTPRIRTGKKVAVIGSGPAGLAAAAQLNYAGHLVTVFERDDVPGGLLRYGIPDFKLEKWVIDRRVKVMEEEGITFQCNANVGVNISVNDLLREYNAIVLAGGSTIPRDLNIPGRQLKGVHYAMDFLKQQNKRVSNRTVSGEDIMATGKNVVVIGGGDTGSDCVGTSNRHGAVSITQLELMPKPPGERTPYMPWPTYPMVLKTTSSHEEGANRHWAIGTKEFVGDSNGNLKGLKLVDLQWSLGADGRPGGFTEVPGSEREIPCELAFLAMGFLHPQHTGLLDDLGVEKDERGNVKAGEKAFQTSIPKVFAAGDMRRGQSLVVWAISEGRECARKVDEFLMGVSHLESKDASLPALAV